Proteins encoded in a region of the Stieleria neptunia genome:
- a CDS encoding class I SAM-dependent methyltransferase: protein MPITEALFVSPVHGHAVQELNESIYDHPKYYDLVFGADCAAETKFILGCAAQYSSRPAKRFFEPACGTGRLLYSLARRGHDVDGLDLNPKAIEFCNARFERHGMPHRAFVADMSDFKLRKKADVAFNTINSFRHLSSEAAARGHFESMADAVRVGGLYLLGVHLTPTQAIPSEGESWSARRGHLTVNTHMWTNARDPKRRVERFGIRFDIHRPSGSVRIVDELVLRSYTMRQMKALIDHSGLWEIVETFDFGYDLSDPITVDATSEDVVYVLRRRRAPTTG from the coding sequence TTGCCAATCACCGAAGCGCTTTTCGTCTCACCCGTCCATGGACACGCCGTGCAAGAACTCAACGAATCCATCTACGATCACCCGAAGTATTACGATCTGGTCTTCGGAGCCGATTGTGCCGCGGAAACCAAGTTCATTCTCGGATGTGCGGCGCAGTATTCGAGCCGACCGGCGAAACGATTTTTCGAGCCGGCGTGCGGGACCGGGCGTTTGCTGTACTCCCTCGCCCGCCGGGGTCACGACGTCGATGGGTTGGACTTGAACCCCAAGGCGATCGAATTCTGCAACGCCAGGTTTGAGCGTCACGGGATGCCGCATCGCGCCTTCGTGGCGGACATGTCGGATTTTAAGCTGCGAAAAAAAGCGGACGTCGCCTTCAACACCATCAACAGCTTTCGCCACCTGTCCAGCGAAGCGGCCGCCCGCGGGCACTTCGAGTCGATGGCCGATGCCGTCCGCGTCGGGGGACTGTATCTGCTGGGCGTGCACCTGACGCCGACCCAAGCGATCCCGAGCGAGGGGGAATCGTGGTCGGCGCGGCGCGGTCATCTGACGGTCAACACGCACATGTGGACCAATGCACGCGACCCCAAACGCCGCGTCGAACGGTTCGGCATTCGGTTTGACATCCACCGGCCATCAGGATCGGTACGGATCGTCGATGAACTGGTGCTGCGCAGTTACACGATGCGTCAGATGAAGGCGTTGATCGATCACAGCGGTTTGTGGGAGATCGTCGAAACGTTCGACTTTGGCTACGACCTGTCGGATCCGATCACCGTCGATGCGACGAGCGAAGATGTGGTTTATGTGCTGCGTCGCCGCCGCGCTCCGACGACAGGATGA
- a CDS encoding outer membrane protein assembly factor BamB family protein: protein MTNESDSSESENIASVVEASPSDAPVATTRSSLRWWPAVVLLAAMFALRMVPWLMESPSLPVMMLAFMGPAGLGIALIFWWCFASRAPLREKAIGSAAVVLIAVVSIALLHFSLRGMFAIVLVIPTGLAAFAIGLVVWSGKPPLRVPIALALAMVTFGYWNLLQNEGTNGSFQPQLLWRWQPTAEQRYLEELAERQPSEPLISDSTPVSLASAPWPAFRGSDRSGVIRGVTLQSDWDSAPPTQIWKQRIGPGWSSFSVAANRLYTQEQRGDMEAVICLDADTGTMIWDFTYPSRFWEAIAGAGPRATPTIADEGIFALGADGILLRLDAVNGKEIWRRDLKQDADRKPPTWGFSASPLVTDSLVIVHAGGAGDKGLFAYDVESGEIVWSVPSGNHSYSSAQLATFDDRRGVLMLSNDGLQFVSVSDGQTIWQHEWKLENYRALQPLVVGPTVYFTTSTQEGTRRLTAARGDNGAWEIADDWTTRDMKSDYNDYVYYDGNLYGFDGGVFACVDGQTGKRHWKRGRYGNGQCLLLDDSGQLLIATERGEVVLVDASPEKLDETAKFQAIEGKTWNHPVLIGSRLYIRNAQEAACYQLAVVAGNAEEILATEDQ, encoded by the coding sequence ATGACCAACGAAAGTGATTCATCCGAATCGGAAAACATTGCGTCTGTTGTCGAGGCTTCGCCATCGGACGCACCTGTCGCGACGACGCGGTCGAGCCTGCGTTGGTGGCCGGCTGTCGTTTTGCTTGCCGCGATGTTCGCCCTGCGAATGGTTCCGTGGTTGATGGAATCACCCAGCTTACCCGTGATGATGCTTGCGTTCATGGGGCCTGCAGGATTGGGAATCGCACTGATCTTCTGGTGGTGTTTCGCAAGCCGAGCACCGCTGCGGGAAAAAGCGATCGGTTCCGCCGCAGTGGTCTTGATCGCGGTGGTTTCGATCGCCCTGCTTCATTTTTCGCTTCGGGGTATGTTTGCCATCGTGCTGGTGATTCCGACGGGGCTAGCCGCGTTCGCGATCGGATTGGTGGTCTGGTCGGGCAAGCCGCCATTGCGTGTACCGATCGCGTTGGCACTCGCGATGGTCACGTTCGGGTACTGGAATTTGCTACAAAACGAGGGCACCAACGGTTCGTTCCAGCCACAATTGCTATGGCGTTGGCAGCCGACGGCCGAACAGCGTTACCTGGAGGAACTCGCCGAGCGTCAACCAAGCGAACCACTGATCTCCGATTCGACCCCGGTGAGCTTGGCGTCCGCACCATGGCCAGCTTTTCGCGGTTCCGATCGAAGCGGAGTGATTCGAGGTGTCACACTTCAGTCGGATTGGGACAGCGCACCGCCGACGCAGATCTGGAAGCAAAGAATTGGTCCGGGATGGTCCTCGTTCAGTGTGGCCGCAAACAGGCTGTACACCCAGGAGCAACGGGGCGACATGGAAGCGGTCATCTGCCTGGACGCAGACACGGGAACGATGATTTGGGACTTCACCTATCCGAGCCGCTTTTGGGAAGCGATCGCGGGAGCCGGTCCGCGGGCCACACCGACGATTGCCGACGAGGGGATTTTTGCGCTCGGTGCCGACGGAATCTTACTGCGTCTCGATGCGGTCAACGGGAAAGAAATTTGGCGGCGAGACCTGAAACAGGACGCCGATCGAAAACCTCCGACCTGGGGTTTTTCCGCGTCGCCACTGGTGACCGATTCGCTGGTGATCGTGCATGCCGGTGGCGCTGGCGACAAAGGACTGTTTGCCTATGACGTCGAATCGGGCGAGATCGTTTGGTCGGTTCCCTCGGGAAATCACAGTTACAGCTCGGCACAGTTGGCGACATTTGATGACCGACGCGGCGTATTGATGCTCAGTAACGATGGGCTGCAGTTTGTCAGCGTGTCCGACGGCCAGACGATCTGGCAACATGAGTGGAAACTGGAGAACTATCGCGCCCTGCAACCGCTTGTCGTCGGGCCGACGGTCTACTTTACGACCAGCACCCAAGAAGGTACACGGCGACTGACCGCCGCGCGCGGCGACAACGGTGCCTGGGAAATTGCCGACGATTGGACCACGCGGGACATGAAATCCGACTACAACGACTACGTGTACTACGACGGCAATCTCTATGGATTTGACGGCGGCGTCTTTGCGTGCGTGGACGGCCAGACGGGAAAGCGGCACTGGAAGCGTGGGCGTTACGGCAACGGCCAGTGTCTCCTACTCGACGACTCGGGACAGTTGCTCATCGCTACCGAACGTGGCGAAGTGGTTCTTGTTGACGCCTCGCCCGAAAAACTCGACGAAACGGCCAAGTTCCAAGCGATCGAAGGGAAAACGTGGAATCATCCCGTACTGATCGGAAGCCGCTTGTACATTCGCAACGCCCAGGAAGCTGCATGTTATCAGCTTGCCGTCGTGGCTGGGAACGCGGAAGAAATTCTCGCCACCGAAGACCAGTGA
- a CDS encoding MDR/zinc-dependent alcohol dehydrogenase-like family protein, with product MRAITLESDGLHYQASHAEPTPAEGEVLVQVLQAGICETDLQLAQGYMGFRGILGHEFVGIAQAGTHAGRRVVGEINCNCRVCPTCQAGRPTHCPHRTVIGIDRHDGAFAQSVAIPEHNLHVVPEGVTDDQALFTEPLAAAFEILQQVAIESTDRIAILGDGRLGYLSAQVLSSVTDRITVFGKHGVKLLRFGHRGYEVVQIPSTDPVELPHHKFDVVVDCTGSTTGLPMAIHLVRPRGTVVLKTTVADRHELSLASIVIDEISVVGSRCGPFATALDALAGGQVDVDGLITDRYSLDQVNPAFASAVNPNSFKVVFEIGSASD from the coding sequence ATGAGAGCCATCACCCTCGAATCCGACGGCCTTCACTACCAGGCGTCGCACGCCGAACCGACGCCGGCCGAAGGCGAAGTGCTGGTGCAGGTTCTCCAAGCCGGGATTTGCGAAACCGATTTGCAACTCGCCCAGGGATACATGGGGTTTCGCGGGATTTTGGGGCATGAATTTGTCGGCATCGCCCAAGCGGGAACCCATGCGGGGCGTCGCGTGGTCGGCGAGATCAATTGCAATTGCCGCGTCTGTCCGACCTGTCAGGCCGGTCGACCGACACATTGTCCCCATCGGACGGTGATCGGAATCGATCGGCACGACGGGGCGTTCGCCCAATCCGTCGCGATTCCCGAGCATAACTTGCACGTCGTTCCCGAAGGCGTCACCGACGACCAGGCGCTGTTCACCGAACCGCTCGCCGCCGCTTTTGAAATCTTGCAACAGGTTGCGATCGAATCCACCGACCGAATCGCGATTCTGGGCGACGGCCGATTGGGCTATCTGTCGGCCCAAGTGCTTTCATCGGTTACCGACCGAATCACCGTGTTCGGAAAACATGGCGTCAAACTGCTGCGTTTCGGACATCGCGGATACGAAGTCGTCCAGATCCCGTCGACGGATCCGGTTGAGCTTCCGCATCACAAATTCGACGTGGTGGTCGATTGCACCGGATCGACGACCGGATTGCCGATGGCCATTCACCTGGTTCGGCCGCGTGGGACGGTGGTGCTCAAGACGACGGTCGCCGATCGGCATGAACTGTCTCTCGCCTCGATCGTGATCGACGAAATCAGCGTCGTCGGTTCACGATGCGGTCCGTTCGCCACGGCGCTCGACGCGCTGGCCGGTGGCCAAGTCGATGTGGACGGATTGATTACCGATCGCTATTCGCTGGACCAAGTCAATCCCGCGTTCGCGTCGGCCGTCAATCCGAACTCGTTCAAAGTCGTCTTTGAGATCGGTTCCGCATCGGATTAG
- the yaaA gene encoding peroxide stress protein YaaA, translating to MLIVLSPAKTLDYESQPKVPARTTPEWIAESEKLVELLKKKTPKQIQTLMGVSDNLAELNHGRYQDWQLPMPEAASRPAVLAFKGDVYLGLQADRLTEKQLQYAQDHLRILSGLYGVLRPLDAMLAYRLEMGTALKTRRGKDLYVFWGTRITQSINEQLAASHSRYLLNLASNEYFRSIQKKSVQAEIIAPVFKDQSNGKYRVISYFAKKARGTMASWVIRNKVKTPAKLVKFAEDGYRYDSESSTESAPVFLRG from the coding sequence ATGCTGATCGTTCTCTCACCGGCCAAAACACTGGACTATGAATCCCAACCGAAGGTCCCGGCGCGGACGACTCCCGAGTGGATCGCCGAGAGCGAGAAGCTGGTCGAGCTGTTGAAAAAGAAGACGCCCAAGCAGATCCAGACGCTGATGGGGGTCAGCGACAATTTGGCCGAACTGAATCACGGGCGCTATCAGGACTGGCAGCTCCCGATGCCCGAAGCAGCGTCTCGGCCGGCAGTCCTGGCGTTCAAGGGAGACGTCTATCTGGGGCTGCAGGCAGACCGGCTGACGGAAAAACAATTGCAATATGCCCAGGATCATCTGCGGATCCTCTCGGGACTCTACGGTGTGCTGCGGCCATTGGATGCCATGCTGGCGTACCGATTGGAGATGGGCACGGCACTGAAAACACGTCGTGGCAAGGACCTGTACGTGTTTTGGGGGACACGGATCACGCAATCGATCAACGAGCAACTGGCCGCGTCTCACTCGCGATACCTGTTGAATCTGGCATCGAACGAATACTTCCGCAGCATCCAAAAGAAAAGCGTCCAGGCGGAAATCATTGCGCCGGTGTTCAAGGATCAGAGCAACGGCAAGTATCGTGTGATCAGCTACTTTGCCAAAAAGGCGCGGGGGACGATGGCGTCGTGGGTGATTCGAAACAAAGTCAAAACGCCCGCCAAGCTGGTGAAGTTTGCCGAAGACGGTTATCGCTACGACTCCGAATCGTCGACCGAATCCGCACCGGTGTTCTTGCGCGGGTAA